The region CATGACCCATCACCGCATCGCCCACGAACTCTACAAGCTGAATGTAGACCTCATTCCACGCATTATCGGCGAGATGGCCCACTCCAAGACAGGAATAGATATTCATCCGGGAGCGCAGGTGGGAGAGCATTTCTTTATCGATCACGGTACCGGTACCGTGATCGGCGAGACCTGCATCATCGGCCGCAACGTACGCCTCTATCAGGGCGTGACTCTCGGGGCCAAAAGCTTTCCGCAGGACGATTCCGGCACCCTGATCAAGGGAATCGCCCGTCATCCCATTGTGGAAGATGACGTCATCGTCTACTCCGGGGCCACCATCCTCGGCAGAGTGACCATCGGCAAAGGATCGGTCATCGGCGGTAATGTCTGGGTGACTAAATCAGTGGAGCCGGGAGCACGGCTGCTGCAGCGCTAGGCAGATCCTTAAAACACAAATAAAAAGGGAGATTCGATCTATCGAATCTCCCTTTTTTATACTTTACGTAAAAACAGTTAGTTCAGCAGCATATCCATGACTTCGTCGCCGTTATTCTTGGGCTTCGGCGTCTGAGGCGGGGCTGGAGGCGGAGTCTGCTGTTGCGGTGTTGTTGTGGAAGATTGGCTTGAAGACTGCGAAGAACCGGAAGATCCTTTGCCGGAAAAATAGAAATCACCCACCAGCGAAGAAGATTCCCACGGAACCTGTTTGCGGCTGGTATCTTTAATGACTCCCTGACGGACCTTCTTGAAAAACTGTTCAATGGTCAGGCCCTTGCGGTTCATATTGCTCAGCATATGGGTCACATAAGGGCTGTTGTTGCCGCGTCCGTCAAGGGCTGTCTTGCCCGGTGCGGTAGCAAAAGCGATAAAGGAGCCGGTGGGGGCATCCATCTGGGCCAGACCGCTGCGCATGGAACGAAAACTGCGCTTAAAGGGGTTGTTGCGGCAGGCATCGAGGATTACAATATTCATGCGGTTTCCGGCATCTTCCATTTTGGCCAGCACCTTTCCGGCATCCACAGCTTCATACTGCACGTCCGACTGCCCCTGAATGGACATACCCAGAGGGCAAAGATAATTTATGCCGTTAACCTGCAAACCGTGCCCTGAAAAATAAAACAAACCCACATCATAATTTTTAAGCATGCGCCCGAAATCATCAATGGCTCTACCCATGGTGGAGCGGTCGGCATTCTTTACAACCATCACATCAAACCCCGCTTTTGTTAGCGAACGATTCATGGCTGTAACATCATTAACAGGATTTTTAAGCGCGCCTATTTTCGTATATGCCGAGTTACCGATAAGCAGAGCCAACCGCTTCTGGGCAAGACAATCACTCGCAAAAAGCAGCGTGGTGGAAATGGCCGCCACTAGAAAAAAAGTGAACAGCCCGAATGATACATTATTTTTCATTATAAACCCCCCTTCAAGATATGAATGTCTTTTTTCTTTATACCATAACTTGATGGAAAGAAAAGATGAAAGCACTTCCGAAGAAAAGGGACATAAAAAAGATCCAGAGTGGCTGCAGGAAAAAACAAATCAGGCCGACAATCTTCACCCAGCTGTGGACTCCACCGGTATCGCGCATGATCACCGAGGCCCCGCCCGCCGGAGCGGTTGATTTGATGGCTCCTATTTTGGCGGTACTGTCGCGGTAGTAAAAAAAGTATGCACTCATTCCGTAACCGATCTGAGCGATGAAATTTCCAAAGGGCAGAAAACCGATCAAAAATGTGATCGCCGCCCAAAAATACATCTTACGATACAAAAACCACCAGAACCCGAACAAAAATGCAGGCCAGTGCCACGTAACGGTAAAACCGTCATGCAATTGCTGGAATTTTGCAAAGTTAAAAAGATATTTACCCGCATTGGGGCCTATGTATTCCTGATAATCCTGTGAAGTGATCATTTCCATAATGTTTTATCTCCTGTAACTCTAATGCCGCAGCTTTAAACAATTAGCAATATAGTCATCAAAAACGGACAAGATCTTGCGCGTCTTTTTGACATTCATATAATAATGGACTAACGAAATTTGGTTCCACGCTCCGTACCGGGGGCGGGACACAAATATCAGCACACCCCGGGAATTCGCAAAGAGAATAAAAATGGCAAAAATACAAAAAATTAAAGGCGTTGCAGACCTCTTCCCTGAAGATAGCGCAAGATATGCATTCATGGAGAAGACCGCAAGAGATGTTTTCACTTCTTACGGTTTCGGTGAACTGAGAGTTCCCATTCTGGAAAAAACAGAACTTTTCTGTCGTTCCATCGGTGAGGAAACTGATGTTGTTCAAAAAGAAATGTACACCTTCCCCGACCGTAAGGGCCGCTCCCTGACTATGCGTCCCGAAGCGACCGCCGGGGTTGTCCGCGCATACGTGGAAAACAAGGTCTACCAGCCGGGCAAGGTCAGCAAATTTTTTACCTACGGTCCAATGTTCAGGTACGAAAGACCGCAGGCTGGCCGCATGCGTCAGTTTCATCAGATTGATGCGGAAGTTTTCGGAGCAGCTGAACCTCAGGCCGATGCTGAAGTTTTGCTCATGCTCTCTTCCTTTTTAAGTAGTATCGGTTTGCAAAAACTTTCTTTCGAATTGAATTCCCTTGGTTGTCCTGAATGCCGTCCCAAGTACAATCAGGCCCTGAAGGATTTCTTGACTTCTCTTGACCGGGAACAGCTTTGCGAAGATTGCCAGCGTCGCATGGACACAAATCCTCTGCGAGTACTTGACTGCAAAAGCAAGAATTGCAAAGCCCTTACCGAGAAGGCACCAATTCTTCCGGATCACCTTTGCGGAGAGTGTCGTGATCATTTTGATACCGTCATCGCTCTGATTGACGAGGCTGGACTCCAATATACCCTCAATCCCCGCCTTGTTCGTGGATTGGACTACTACCAGCGAACCGCCTTTGAGGTGACTTCAGGGGAGATTGGAGCGCAGACAGCTGTTGCCGGTGGCGGTCGTTATGACGGGTTGGTGGAATCACTTGGCGGCCCCAAGAAGGTTCCGGCAATCGGTTTTGCCTGCGGAATGGAACGTCTTGCCATGCTTCTGGATGGCGAGTACGAACCGTCCACGGATTTCTATGTGGCTTTGGTAGATGAAAGATCAGCCAAGGATTCACTCATTTTTGCTGAAAAACTCCGCCGCTCCGGTCTTAAAGGAGAAGTGGGATTCGCTGCCAAAAGCATGAAAGCCCAGTTGCGGTATGCTAATAAAATCAACGCGCAGAAATGCTTTATCTTCGGCGCGGACGAATATGAAAACGGAACGGTCACCATTAAGGATATGGCCGAAGACGGGGAGCAGGAAACTGTGAGCCGTACCGAATATTTTAAGTAAGAAATTTCAAATAATATCGGGAGAGACGCAAATGTCTGAACAGATTGAAGAACGCGATTATGACGAATACCGGGTGATTGAGCCTCTTGGCGATTGGACACGGACCCACAACTGCAACCAGATTACAGCTGCAAACCTGGGCGAAAAAGTCCTGATCATGGGCTGGGTTCAGTTTCGCCGTGACCACGGCGGGCTGATTTTTATCGACCTGCGTGACCGCGAAGGCCTCACTCAGGTTGTTTTCAGCCCTGAACACAATGCAGAGGCCCATGAGCGCGCCCACGCTATCCGCTCCGAATACGTGGTCGCCATTAAAGGTGAAGTTCGCGAACGCCCCGAAGGCATGCGCAACACCAACCTGACCACCGGTGAAATCGAGATTGTTGTTGACGAGTGGAAGCTGCTCAACACTTCCGAAACTCCTCCGTTTGCCATTGAAGACCGTAGCGATGCTTCCGAAATGCTGCGTCTCAAATACCGTTTTCTGGACCTGCGCCGCCCTACTCTTGCCAAGAACTTTATTCTGCGCAACAAGGCCGCCCAGTCCGTACGCCGTTACCTCGACAATCTCGGTTTTCTCGAAATCGAGACTCCGGTACTGACCAAGTCCACTCCCGAAGGAGCACGCGACTTCCTCGTACCCAGCCGCATGAATAACGGTGATTTCTATGCCCTGCCGCAGTCCCCTCAGCTTTTCAAACAGATGCTGATGGTTTCCGGCATGGACCGCTATTTCCAGATTGTTAAATGTTTCCGCGATGAAGACCTGCGCGCCGACCGCCAGCCCGAGTTCACCCAGATTGATATCGAAATGAGCTTTGTTAATGAAGAGCAGGTTATGGGCATGGCAGAAGAAATGGTTCGCACCGTCTTCAAAGAGACCATCGAAACTGAGCTTCCCGCTGCTTTCCCCCGCATGACCTACGCAGACGCCATGCGTGATTACGGTTGCGATAAACCGGATGTACGTTTCGACCTCAAACTTCAGGAAGCAACCGAAATCTTCAAGGGTTCCGACTTCAAAGTTTTCGCCAGCTCCGAACTGATCAAAATCCTGCGCGTACCGAATGGAGCCGAACTTTCCCGCAAGGAAATCGACGAATATACCAAATTCGTTGAAATATACGGTTCCAAAGGTCTTGCATGGATCAAGGTTAAGGAAAACGGCGACTGGCAGTCACCCATCGTTAAATTCTTCTCTGAAGAAGAATGCGCCAAACTGCGCGAGCTCACCAACTGCCAGCCCGGCGACATTCTCTTCTTCCAGGCTGGAGCAGCTGATATCGTCAACGCCGCTCTCGCTGCCCTGCGCATCAAAATCGGTGAACGTTTTGAACTCATCGACGAGTCCAAATTCGCCCCGCTCTGGATCACCGACTTTCCGCTGCTTGAGTACAACCCCGAAGAAAAACGCTATGTCGCCCGTCACCATCCCTTTACCTCACCGCAGGAAGGACAGATTGACGAACTGAGTGACAAGCCCGCAGACGCACTTGCCCGCGCATACGACCTCGTAATGAACGGCTATGAAGTAGGCGGCGGGTCCATCCGTATTCATACCCCGGAAATGCAGGAAAAGATGTTTGCTGCACTTGGTATCGATGAAGAAGAAGCCCGCGCCAAATTCGGCTTCCTCATGGATGCACTTCAGTTCGGCGCACCGCCGCATGGTGGTATTGCTTTTGGTCTGGACAGACTTATTATGATTCTGTGCGGCGCGAAATCCATCAGGGACGTAATCGCTTTCCCCAAAACACAGAAAGCAACCTGCCTGATGACTGAAGCACCCGCAGGTGTTTCCGCTACCCAGCTCCGTGAGCTCGGTATCCGCCTTAGAGAAAAGAAAGAAGCGTAAGAATGTTTCCGGCGGCTTAACCCCTTGCGAAAGGGTTTAAGAATCCCAAAAATTTTTAATAATTTTTTTGGGTAGCTTGGAGAGCAGTGCTTACTTGAGATAAAAAAATAGCTTTACGCTAACGATGGCGAAGCCCTGAAAAAAGTTTTAGGAGAGTCCAGAGAACCCTTTTTTAAAAGGGTTCTCTGGTCCCCGAAGGGCCGCCGGAGGCATAAATATGAAATTAGATATTTTAGCTTATCCTGAAGAGTCTTTGAAAGAAGTCTGTTCCAGAGTTGAAGAAGTAACTCCTGAGCTTAAGGAACAGATCGATAACATGATTGAGACCATGTATGCTGACGACGGCGTGGGCCTTGCTGCTCCGCAGGTCGGTCTTCAGAAGCGCCTGATCGTAATTGACCCTTCCGGTCCCAAAGAACGCACAGAACTGCAGGTCATCATCAACCCTGAAATCGTTGAAAAAAGCAGTCAGAAGGTGGATTCCGAGGAAGCCTGCCTTTCCTGCCCCGGTTTCAAATGCGTAATCAAACGCCACGAAGCAGTAACTGTTACCGGGACCGATCTTGAAGGTAATGACTTACGCATTGAAGCTGACGAATTTCTGGCCATAGTGCTGCAGCATGAAATTGATCATCTGGACGGAACTCTTATTGTCGACCGTGTTGGCCGCCTGAAACGTGCAATGTACGATAAGAAGGTAAAAAAATGGCAGAAAAGCGCTGGAAAATAGTTTTCATGGGAACACCGGACTTTGCGTCCACCATTCTCGAATATCTCGTGGAATGGGACGGCTGCGAAGTCATTGCCGCTTATAGCCAGCCGGACCGCAAATGCGGGCGCGGGCAGAAGGTACGTTGTTCCGCTGTCAAAGAAGTCGCTTTAAAGCATGACATCCCGGTATACCAGCCCTTGAATTTCAAGGATGAGAAAGATGTTGAAGAACTGCGTTCTCTTGAGCCCGATTTTCTGGTTGTTGCGGCCTACGGGCTGATCCTGCCGCAAGCGGTGCTGGACATTCCTGCGGTTATGCCCATCAACGTGCATGCTTCTCTGCTGCCCAAATATCGCGGTGCTGCCCCCATTCACAGGTCAGTTGCAAACGGTGATCACGCCACCGGCATAACCATCATGAAAATGGAAGCCGGCCTTGATACCGGCCCCATACTGCTGCAACAGGCGCTCGGGATTGCATGGGATGATTTTACCGGTAAAATTCACGATGAGCTGGCTGCCATGGGCGGCCCTCTGGTCATGGAAACATTGCTGCGCTACCGGGATGGTCGTTTGTCCATAATTCCTCAGGACGACTCCATTGCCACTTACGCAGAAAAGCTGAGCAAGGAAGAGGGACTGATCGACTGGAACTTACCGGTTGAAGACGTTCATAATAAAATCAGAGGCATGTATCCATGGCCCGGTGCTTATTACTTCTGGACTCCAGAGGGCAAAGAGCCTCTCCGTCTTGTGCTCCGACCCGGTAAACCCGGTGATGAAGAAGTCGGTGACAATGCCCCCGGAACCATCGTCGACGAATATGACGGTATGCTCGGCATCGCCTGCAAAGATAAAATTTACCTCGCATCCAAGGTGAAGCCCGCCGGAAAGAAAGAAATGGACGGCAAGGCCTTCATGTGCGGCTATATGAATAAATGCTAGGAATGCCTTCGGCTACCCTGCCGAGAGCATTAAACCCCTTTAGAAAAAAGGTTCTCTGGTCCCCGAAGGGCCGCCGGAGGCAAGCTGTAAAGAAAAGCGCGAAGCGCATCTAATTATGAGTTTATAAATGAGTGTAGAAAAAGATAACAAAAAGCGTCTGTTCATCGGTCTGATCACCGGGACCTGTATGCTTCTCTGTGCTTTCCTGGGGCTGCTCTGGTACGTACCTTATGCAGGGCTGGATTCTTTCGGCACGTGGGCAACTATCAGCTGGGGATTGTTCATTTTCGCGCTCATTGTTCTGGTGGGCTGGGCCTACGCCGGACTGCTGGCTAATGTAGTGCTGCACCGGACTTTTCCCTTTTCGCATAAAGCAAGGGGACTAAGCGTAAAACTTTTCCTGCCCCTGATGACCATTCTGGGCCGTATTTTCGGACTTTCCAAGCGCAAGATCAGAGGATCTTTTATCAAGGTCAACAATGAGCTGGTTCTTTCCGAGGTCGGCCGCTTTGATCCTGAAAAAATCATGATCCTGACTCCGCATTGCCTGCAGGCCAGCCGTTGTGACATGCGCCTGACTTACGATATTGATAACTGCAAACGTTGCGGCCTGTGTACAATCAAAGGCCTTCTTGAACTGCGCGACAAATACGGAGTCCACTTCCACGTGGCAACCGGGGGAACCATTGCCCGCCGTCTGGTTGTGCAGAACCGTCCGCGCATGATCATCGCCATTGCCTGTGAACGCGACCTAGCCAGCGGCATTCAAGATACCTATCCGCTTCCAGTTTACGGTGTGCTCAACGAACGTCCTAACGGACCCTGCCTTGATACGCAGGTTTCACTCATTGATGTGGAAAATGCTTTGCGCCGCTTTCTCAAGGAAGACAAACTTCCTGAAGATGCGGATAAAAATGTAGGTTTGACTCCTCTTACCGGGCTATAAGCCGGGACACCAACAAATGAAGAAAAATTCTTTACCCGGACCTCGGGGAGTTGCCTTTGAATGCGTTACCCGCGCCCTTGACGGGGGAGCGGATGCACAAGCGGTTTTAGACAATGCCCTCACCAACGCAGGTCTTGACGGTCGTGACCGTGGATTTGTTACTGAAATCCTGTACGGCTACCTGCGCATGCGCATAAGATTACAATCTGTCCTGAATTGTTTTCTTTCCCGTCCGGACGGCTTGCCCCAGCCCATTTTGCGGGTTCTGGGTATGGCCGCATATGAAATCCTGCATATGGATGTTCCGGCCTATGCTTCCGTGGATTGGGGTGTGGATTCCGCAAAACGTCTTTCCCGGGGTAAACTCGGAGGACTGGCGAACGCCGTACTGCGCAAAGTAGCCCGACTGGCCGAAGACGGTGCTGATGAAGATTTTTTCCGCCGCCGCTGCGACTCGGATATAGAATTTCTTTCCGCTTATTACTCCTGCCCGGAATGGATTGTTGAACTCTGGGTGGACAGCTATGGTCGCGATAAGGCCGAACTGTATCTCGAAGCTCAAATTTGTGCTCCGGCAGCAGGATTTGTGCTCGATACACAAGACAAAAAAGCCAAAGCAGCGGCCATCCAGTTATTGGAAGAGGAAGATTATATCGCCTCGGACGGACAGGCTTTCGCCTTTTATTCCGGCTACTGGCCTGAAGCTTTTAAAGGCTTGAAAGATTCTGTGAACCGTCAGAGCTACGCAGCACGCGAAGCACTGGCCGTGCTTACCCCTACAGATTGGCCTACTCCAGTCTGGGATGGATGTTCCGGGCGCGGCGGGAAATCGCGTTTCCTGCATTCAAAAAAGATTTCACCCATTATTGCAAGCGACCCCCACGCCAGAAGACTTGCGGCTTTAAAAAAAGGAACTCCTTCAGTGTCTGCTTTCCGTGCCTCGGCAATCAACCCGCCACTGGCAAAAGCCTCCATCGGAACCGCTCTGCTGGATGTACCCTGCTCTGGACTGGGTGTTCTTTCCCGCAGGCCGGATACCAAGTTCAAGCGTACTCCTGAAGACCTGGATTCACTGGTCCGTTTACAGGCGCGCATTCTGGACAACAGCTGGGAAACAATCCGCAAAGGCGGTCAATTGGCATACATCACCTGCACCCTCAATCCAGATGAGAACGAACGCCAGATCGCGTCCTTCCTGAAACGGCATAAAGACGCCGCCCCACTCAAAGAGTGGACGACACCACCGGACTCGGAACTGCGTGAATTCTTTTATTCTGCATTAATTGAAAAGAAATAAAATAAGAAAATCCCCTTTCATCATCAGATGGAAGGGGATTTAAAATTTATTGAGATTGGCACGTCTACGAGACCTGATCAGGATGATGCTTTTTTAGGAACTCAAGAAATTTTGAGGCTTCCACATGCTCGTGATTTAGATCAAGGGCTTTTTTCAAATGAGCGGAGCATTTATCGAGCACTCCTTTTTCAAAATAAGCACGGGCGATATTATAATGAAGATTCTCATCGTTAGCAGTCATTTCCAAAGCCCGGTCATAATAATCAATGGCCTGATCCTGCATTCCTGTCTTGCGTAAGTTAATACCGAATTCATTGAAAAGATGCTTATGTTCTGTCTGAAATGCGGCATCAAGCTTAACCAGTCTGTTAAATATATCGTTAGCTTTATTGGATTCCCCGCGTTCCATATATGTCAATCCCAGACCGAAATTAGCTTTTACGTTATCCTCATCCACGCCAAGCGCGTTCTGAAATTCAAACTCAGCACTGTAAGTCGCCCCGGCCTGCCTTGCTTTCTCCCCACGCTCAATAGTTGTATTGAGCTCCTGCATCTTGGGATAAACAGTGGAAACATAAAACTCAGGTTCTGGAGAATACTTTGAAAGGAATTCTTCCATGGGAACAGTTGATTTCGGTCCAGACGGTACATAATCTGTATTCAAAGCCTGAACTTCGACACTCTCCGGTGTAAGTTCTTCTGCCATCCAGTACATCTTGCTGATAGTCCGCCGCACTGTAGTGCCGGTCCCTATCTTCTGGACATTCTGACTGGAGAATACACCCTTTATTTTTTGCTTTCCCGTACTTTGTTCCGCAGAGGCCATTTGAGAATCCTTATTTGGTTTCCTTAAAATTTTGCAAACTATAGATAAAATTCAGTAAAAATGCCACTGGCAAAAGAGCCTAAAACATAAAAAACGCAAAAAATTAATTTTACAACTAAAATAACTTAGTTGTTAATTTTGCTCTTCATTTTTCTTTAACTAACCTATAGTGTTACGCTTCCTGAGTAGGTAGTTGGAAATATGCTTATGTAAGCTTGCGCAGATGACAAACGCGCGGCATTAATGTAAGTACTCATTCTTTAACTATTTTGTTGTATTTATCAAAAGCCGAATAAAGGCCTTAGACCAGTAGAGGGAACTATGAGCAAAGCAAAAGTAGGACAGCGGATTAAATCATTCAGGGAGAAACAGGAAATCAGCCTTAAAGAATTTTCCAAGCGCACCGGCCTCGGAGAAGATTTCCTTAAAGCAGTTGAAGAAAAAGAAAAATACCCATCCCTAGGTCCTCTACTTAAAATTGCCAGAGCTCTCGGTGTCAGGCTTGGAACATTTCTTGACGATCAGGTCAGCAAAGATCCGCTTATTGTTAAACTTGGAGAACGTGAAGAAGAATTCTCCATGCATTCCGATAAAGAAAATACTGCTTCCATGAAATACTTCTCACTTGCCAAAGGCAAGAGCGACCGCCACATGGAACCGTTTTTCATTGAAATACAGCCTGAGGATGATACGCCCAAAATGACATCCCACGAAGGCGAAGAGTTCATCATCGTTGTTTCCGGTAAGCTGAAAGTGGCTTACGGCAAGGAAGAAAGCGTGCTGGAAGCAGGCGACAGTGTTTATTTCAATTCCGTGGTCCCGCACTACGTAGCTGCTGAAGGCAACGAGAAGTGTGACATTTACGCGGTTCTTTATTTCCCGGAATAAGGGAGGATCTTCATGAACCAATCACACCTCAGAGACCTGACTCTCGGAGCACTGCTGGATGAGGCGGTAGAGAAATGGCCCGAACAGGAGGCCGTTGTCTACGTGGACCGCGATTTTCGTCTGACCTACCGCGAATTCGGTGAACTGGTGGATGACCTTGCCATGGGACTGATGGCCCTCGGCATTGAAAAAGGCGAAAAGGTTGCCGTCTGGGCGACCAATGTTCCTTACTGGGTCGCCCTGCAATTCGCTACCGCCAAGATCGGGGCCGTGATGCTGACCGTAAACACAGCCTATCGAAGCACTGAACTGGACTACCTGCTCAAGCAGTCGGAGTGCGAAAACCTGGTCCTTATCGACGGTTTCCGGGAGATCGACTATCTCCAGACTATTTACGACCTTGTCCCCGAGCTTAAAACTCAGGAACGCGGTTATCTCAAGAGTGAAACTTATCCGAATCTAAAAAGGGTTTTCTTCCTCGGACAGGAAAAACACCGCGGCATGTACTCCATGGCCGAAGTGATCAACCTCTCCGCCGTAACCACAGAAGAAGATTACGTAGAGCGTCAGGCTACCCTTGACCCGCACGATGTTGTCAATATGCAGTACACTTCAGGAACCACCGGATTCCCGAAAGGCGTACAGTTGACTCATTACAACATCAGCAACAACGGATTCTGGATCGGTGAGAATCAGGGGTTCAAACCGGGTGACCGTCTTTGCCTGCCTGTGCCCCTTTTCCACTGCTTCGGATGCGTGCTCGGCGTGATGGCAGCAGTAAACCACGGCACCACCATGGTTATCCTTGAAGGATTCGATCCTCTGCTGGTTATGGCCTCCATTGATCAGGAAAAGTGTACCGCCGTTTATGGTGTACCGACCATGTTCATAGCCATCCTTGAGCACAAGCTTTTTGAAAAATTTAATTATTCTTCATTACGCACCGGAATTATGGCCGGGTCGCCATGTCCGATTGAGGTAATGAAAAAAGTCATGGACAAAATGAACATGACCGACATAACCATTTGCTACGGGCTTACCGAAGCTTCCCCGGTTATGACCCAGACCCGTATAACTGACAGCCTGCAGCGCCGTACCGAGTCCGTCGGACAGGCCATGCCTGAAATTGAAGTCGCTATCATCCATCCTGAAACGGGTGAGGTGTGCGCTCCTGGCGTAACAGGTGAAATCTGCTGCCGCGGCTACAACGTTATGAAGGGCTACTACAACAATCCCGAAGCCACCAATTCCGCCATTGACGTAGACGGATGGCTACATTCCGGTGACCTCGGAACCATGGATGAAGAAGGATACGTAGATGTAACAGGTCGCCTCAAGGATATGATTATCCGTGGCGGTGAAAACATTTATCCCCGTGAGATAGAAGAATTTCTTTACACAATGGAAGGGATTCTCGATGTACAGGTTGCCGGTGTGCCCAGCAAGAAATACGGCGAGCAAGTCGGCGCATTCATCATCCTCAGGGATGGCGTGGAAATGACCCAGCAGGATATCATCGATTACTGCCGGGGTAAGATTTCCCGCTACAAAATTCCAAAATACGTTACTTTCCTTGACGCTTACCCTATGACCGCAAGCGGCAAGATTCAAAAATACAAACTGCGGGACATGGCTGCCGAGCTTTATCCCGACGCATAATTTAAAGGCCTCCGGCGGACATGCCGGGGGCTTTAAACCCTTTTACGAAAGGGTTTAAGAGTCCCAAAACCTTTTGTCT is a window of Maridesulfovibrio sp. DNA encoding:
- a CDS encoding caspase family protein, encoding MKNNVSFGLFTFFLVAAISTTLLFASDCLAQKRLALLIGNSAYTKIGALKNPVNDVTAMNRSLTKAGFDVMVVKNADRSTMGRAIDDFGRMLKNYDVGLFYFSGHGLQVNGINYLCPLGMSIQGQSDVQYEAVDAGKVLAKMEDAGNRMNIVILDACRNNPFKRSFRSMRSGLAQMDAPTGSFIAFATAPGKTALDGRGNNSPYVTHMLSNMNRKGLTIEQFFKKVRQGVIKDTSRKQVPWESSSLVGDFYFSGKGSSGSSQSSSQSSTTTPQQQTPPPAPPQTPKPKNNGDEVMDMLLN
- a CDS encoding DUF2628 domain-containing protein, with the protein product MEMITSQDYQEYIGPNAGKYLFNFAKFQQLHDGFTVTWHWPAFLFGFWWFLYRKMYFWAAITFLIGFLPFGNFIAQIGYGMSAYFFYYRDSTAKIGAIKSTAPAGGASVIMRDTGGVHSWVKIVGLICFFLQPLWIFFMSLFFGSAFIFSFHQVMV
- the hisS gene encoding histidine--tRNA ligase, with amino-acid sequence MAKIQKIKGVADLFPEDSARYAFMEKTARDVFTSYGFGELRVPILEKTELFCRSIGEETDVVQKEMYTFPDRKGRSLTMRPEATAGVVRAYVENKVYQPGKVSKFFTYGPMFRYERPQAGRMRQFHQIDAEVFGAAEPQADAEVLLMLSSFLSSIGLQKLSFELNSLGCPECRPKYNQALKDFLTSLDREQLCEDCQRRMDTNPLRVLDCKSKNCKALTEKAPILPDHLCGECRDHFDTVIALIDEAGLQYTLNPRLVRGLDYYQRTAFEVTSGEIGAQTAVAGGGRYDGLVESLGGPKKVPAIGFACGMERLAMLLDGEYEPSTDFYVALVDERSAKDSLIFAEKLRRSGLKGEVGFAAKSMKAQLRYANKINAQKCFIFGADEYENGTVTIKDMAEDGEQETVSRTEYFK
- the aspS gene encoding aspartate--tRNA ligase — protein: MSEQIEERDYDEYRVIEPLGDWTRTHNCNQITAANLGEKVLIMGWVQFRRDHGGLIFIDLRDREGLTQVVFSPEHNAEAHERAHAIRSEYVVAIKGEVRERPEGMRNTNLTTGEIEIVVDEWKLLNTSETPPFAIEDRSDASEMLRLKYRFLDLRRPTLAKNFILRNKAAQSVRRYLDNLGFLEIETPVLTKSTPEGARDFLVPSRMNNGDFYALPQSPQLFKQMLMVSGMDRYFQIVKCFRDEDLRADRQPEFTQIDIEMSFVNEEQVMGMAEEMVRTVFKETIETELPAAFPRMTYADAMRDYGCDKPDVRFDLKLQEATEIFKGSDFKVFASSELIKILRVPNGAELSRKEIDEYTKFVEIYGSKGLAWIKVKENGDWQSPIVKFFSEEECAKLRELTNCQPGDILFFQAGAADIVNAALAALRIKIGERFELIDESKFAPLWITDFPLLEYNPEEKRYVARHHPFTSPQEGQIDELSDKPADALARAYDLVMNGYEVGGGSIRIHTPEMQEKMFAALGIDEEEARAKFGFLMDALQFGAPPHGGIAFGLDRLIMILCGAKSIRDVIAFPKTQKATCLMTEAPAGVSATQLRELGIRLREKKEA
- the def gene encoding peptide deformylase, translating into MKLDILAYPEESLKEVCSRVEEVTPELKEQIDNMIETMYADDGVGLAAPQVGLQKRLIVIDPSGPKERTELQVIINPEIVEKSSQKVDSEEACLSCPGFKCVIKRHEAVTVTGTDLEGNDLRIEADEFLAIVLQHEIDHLDGTLIVDRVGRLKRAMYDKKVKKWQKSAGK
- the fmt gene encoding methionyl-tRNA formyltransferase; this translates as MAEKRWKIVFMGTPDFASTILEYLVEWDGCEVIAAYSQPDRKCGRGQKVRCSAVKEVALKHDIPVYQPLNFKDEKDVEELRSLEPDFLVVAAYGLILPQAVLDIPAVMPINVHASLLPKYRGAAPIHRSVANGDHATGITIMKMEAGLDTGPILLQQALGIAWDDFTGKIHDELAAMGGPLVMETLLRYRDGRLSIIPQDDSIATYAEKLSKEEGLIDWNLPVEDVHNKIRGMYPWPGAYYFWTPEGKEPLRLVLRPGKPGDEEVGDNAPGTIVDEYDGMLGIACKDKIYLASKVKPAGKKEMDGKAFMCGYMNKC
- a CDS encoding DUF116 domain-containing protein, which produces MSVEKDNKKRLFIGLITGTCMLLCAFLGLLWYVPYAGLDSFGTWATISWGLFIFALIVLVGWAYAGLLANVVLHRTFPFSHKARGLSVKLFLPLMTILGRIFGLSKRKIRGSFIKVNNELVLSEVGRFDPEKIMILTPHCLQASRCDMRLTYDIDNCKRCGLCTIKGLLELRDKYGVHFHVATGGTIARRLVVQNRPRMIIAIACERDLASGIQDTYPLPVYGVLNERPNGPCLDTQVSLIDVENALRRFLKEDKLPEDADKNVGLTPLTGL
- a CDS encoding transcription antitermination factor NusB codes for the protein MKKNSLPGPRGVAFECVTRALDGGADAQAVLDNALTNAGLDGRDRGFVTEILYGYLRMRIRLQSVLNCFLSRPDGLPQPILRVLGMAAYEILHMDVPAYASVDWGVDSAKRLSRGKLGGLANAVLRKVARLAEDGADEDFFRRRCDSDIEFLSAYYSCPEWIVELWVDSYGRDKAELYLEAQICAPAAGFVLDTQDKKAKAAAIQLLEEEDYIASDGQAFAFYSGYWPEAFKGLKDSVNRQSYAAREALAVLTPTDWPTPVWDGCSGRGGKSRFLHSKKISPIIASDPHARRLAALKKGTPSVSAFRASAINPPLAKASIGTALLDVPCSGLGVLSRRPDTKFKRTPEDLDSLVRLQARILDNSWETIRKGGQLAYITCTLNPDENERQIASFLKRHKDAAPLKEWTTPPDSELREFFYSALIEKK
- a CDS encoding tetratricopeptide repeat protein, with protein sequence MASAEQSTGKQKIKGVFSSQNVQKIGTGTTVRRTISKMYWMAEELTPESVEVQALNTDYVPSGPKSTVPMEEFLSKYSPEPEFYVSTVYPKMQELNTTIERGEKARQAGATYSAEFEFQNALGVDEDNVKANFGLGLTYMERGESNKANDIFNRLVKLDAAFQTEHKHLFNEFGINLRKTGMQDQAIDYYDRALEMTANDENLHYNIARAYFEKGVLDKCSAHLKKALDLNHEHVEASKFLEFLKKHHPDQVS